A genomic segment from Phalacrocorax aristotelis chromosome 16, bGulAri2.1, whole genome shotgun sequence encodes:
- the SSTR2 gene encoding somatostatin receptor type 2, with amino-acid sequence MELEYELPNATAFWFSPASPFDNFSLEAPTNTSQNATGQHFDLTSNAILTFIYFVVCIIGLCGNTLVIYVILRYAKMKTITNIYILNLAIADELFMLGLPFLAMQVALVHWPFGKAICRIVMTVDGINQFTSIFCLTVMSVDRYLAVVHPIKSAKWRRPRTAKMVNVAVWGVSLLVIMPIMIYAGVQHNHGRSSCTIIWPGESGAWYTGFIIYAFILGFLVPLTIICLCYLFIIIKVKSSGIRVGSSKRKKSEKKVTRMVSIVVAVFIFCWLPFYIFNVSSVSVLIVPTPVLKGMFDFVVVLSYANSCANPILYAFLSDNFKKSFQNVLCLVKVSGMDEADRSDSKQDKSRLNETTETQRTLLNGDLQTSI; translated from the coding sequence ATGGAGCTGGAATACGAGCTGCCCAACGCCACCGCGTTCTGGTTCTCCCCAGCTTCCCCCTTTGACAACTTCTCCCTGGAGGCACCCACCAACACGTCACAGAATGCCACAGGCCAGCACTTCGACCTGACCAGCAACGCCATCCTCACCTTCATCTACTTTGTGGTCTGCATCATCGGGCTGTGCGGCAACACGCTGGTGATATACGTCATCCTTCGTTATGCCAAGATGAAGACCATCACCAACATCTACATCCTCAACCTGGCCATTGCAGACGAGCTGTTCATGCTTGGTCTGCCGTTCCTGGCCATGCAGGTCGCCCTGGTACACTGGCCCTTCGGCAAAGCCATCTGCAGAATTGTCATGACGGTGGATGGGATCAACCAGTTCACCAGTATCTTCTGCCTGACAGTTATGAGTGTTGACCGGTACCTGGCTGTTGTCCATCCCATTAAATCTGCCAAGTGGAGACGGCCAAGGACAGCCAAAATGGTCAATGTGGCCGTTTGGGGCGTCTCCCTGCTGGTGATCATGCCCATCATGATTTATGCTGGGGTGCAGCATAACCATGGCAGGAGTAGCTGCACCATCATCTGGCCGGGAGAGTCAGGTGCCTGGTACACAGGCTTCATCATCTATGCCTTCATCCTGGGCTTCCTGGTGCCTCTCACCATTATCTGCCTTTGCTACTTGTTCATCATTATCAAAGTCAAGTCCTCAGGCATCAGAGTGGGCTCCTCCAAGAGGAAAAAGTCTGAGAAGAAAGTCACCAGGATGGTCTCCATCGTGGTTGCTGTCTTCATCTTCTGCTGGCTCCCCTTCTACATCTTTAACGTCTCCTCAGTCTCCGTCCTGATTGTGCCCACGCCTGTCCTCAAGGGCATGTTCGACTTCGTGGTGGTCCTCAGTTACGCCAACAGCTGTGCCAACCCCATCCTTTATGCCTTTTTGTCTGACAACTTCAAGAAGAGCTTTCAGAACGTCCTCTGCCTGGTGAAGGTCAGCGGCATGGACGAGGCGGACCGGAGCGACAGCAAGCAGGACAAATCCAGGCTCAACGAGACCACAGAAACCCAGAGGACCCTGCTCAATGGTGACCTGCAGACAAGCATCTGA